A window of Exiguobacterium sp. Helios genomic DNA:
TTGCGCTGTATATAGGTGTTCCATTCTTCCTCTTGACGTGGGCCTCTTACCACCTGTTCGTCAAAGGAAAACATATTGCGGCTCAAACTGAACGTCAGGCAGCCAGCTCGACATTGGAATCTTAAAAAACTACAAAAAACGTGATCGACTTTTAGGATATCCTAAAGCCGATCACGTTTTTTAGTGGTCTGACAAACTTCTTAAAGCAATCACTTCACCGGTATGCACCGTCACGTTCGCCACTCCGTGATGTGTCCATTCATTGCTGACGGTCAATGATCCGCCGACCGGCACGTCATGATTCGTCAACGGGTACTTGACCCCGCGGAGGGTCAAACATGTCGGAACGAGCGGGATGAAAGAGAGATAGTGAAATCCATCTGCCTCGATCTCATACGTCCCCGGCTGTAAGAAACGAACCTCTTCCCGCTTCGTCATCAAGCGGACTGCCGGAAATTGTTTTAGCAGATAGACGTTTTGAAGCGTCATATCAAGTCGTCCTCCGGTCGCACCGAATATTAACACTTCCGTTGCTTCATACTGTTGACTGACATGTCGTAAAGCCAGTTCCAAGTCGGTCTCATCCTTTTCAGCCGGATGGATGATCGCTCCTTCCGGTTTGTATCCGAGAGAATCAAAGTCCCCAATCGCCAAGTCAAAAGCGAAACCTTGCTGTGCCAAAACGGTGACACCTCCGTCAACAGCGATGACAACCGTCTTCTCATCCATAAACGGTTTCAGGGACGGGATGTCTTCCGCCGGACCGGCCGCTACAATCACAACCCGCATCAGACACCCCGTGCTGAATAACGAAGAAGTCGTGGTGCTGTCGTAAACAGGAGTCCTGCGACAATACCACATAACAGATACGATGGAACCATATACGTCGCGTTATAGATCAACGAATACGGGACGACCGGACCTTCCGCATACTCAGCGAAGAACACGATTCCACTAATGACGTGACAGACATAACGGAAACCTGCACCAAGCAATGTCGCACCTAGTACAATCGCCATTAGACGGCCATTTTTCCCGGCTGC
This region includes:
- a CDS encoding thiamine diphosphokinase, whose protein sequence is MRVVIVAAGPAEDIPSLKPFMDEKTVVIAVDGGVTVLAQQGFAFDLAIGDFDSLGYKPEGAIIHPAEKDETDLELALRHVSQQYEATEVLIFGATGGRLDMTLQNVYLLKQFPAVRLMTKREEVRFLQPGTYEIEADGFHYLSFIPLVPTCLTLRGVKYPLTNHDVPVGGSLTVSNEWTHHGVANVTVHTGEVIALRSLSDH